A single Petrotoga sp. 9PWA.NaAc.5.4 DNA region contains:
- a CDS encoding patatin-like phospholipase family protein, with protein MNLVMGGNFEGFYWESGALEFFAKKTENITLYTTGIGSLRGVFFGLYGQHFFIRLKDFILEKNNPLKEIMKSSELYNSLYAQTAALLKLGRGKMSLYEPNDLKAFLEKYFGDKTLESLPANIYFEVFDIKKNKVFILPKETMIVDMLMMELSFPPYYHFYEYQGGNFIPTSFLSFIPQKFSKNAVIISFDSSLEYPNPKNIVELLLKVSYSRTLKNYKILSEKHQSIIPSKISNSNFYNMALFFDGHNESEKWWEEHV; from the coding sequence ATGAATTTAGTAATGGGAGGGAATTTTGAAGGTTTTTATTGGGAATCAGGTGCGTTAGAATTCTTTGCTAAAAAAACAGAAAACATAACACTTTATACTACGGGTATAGGGAGTTTAAGGGGTGTCTTTTTTGGGTTATATGGACAACATTTTTTTATTCGTTTAAAAGACTTTATATTAGAAAAAAATAATCCTCTGAAAGAAATAATGAAATCTTCAGAATTGTACAATAGTTTGTATGCACAAACCGCAGCACTTTTAAAGCTTGGAAGAGGCAAGATGTCTTTGTATGAACCAAATGATTTAAAAGCCTTTTTAGAAAAGTACTTTGGGGATAAAACTTTGGAAAGTTTACCAGCAAACATATATTTTGAAGTTTTTGATATTAAAAAGAACAAAGTTTTTATTTTACCTAAAGAAACAATGATTGTTGATATGTTAATGATGGAATTATCTTTTCCACCATATTACCATTTTTATGAGTATCAAGGAGGGAATTTTATCCCTACTTCTTTTCTTTCATTCATTCCTCAGAAATTTTCTAAGAACGCAGTAATAATATCTTTTGATTCATCTTTAGAATACCCTAATCCCAAAAATATTGTTGAACTGCTATTAAAAGTTTCTTATTCTCGAACTCTTAAAAATTATAAAATATTATCAGAAAAACATCAAAGCATTATACCTTCGAAAATTTCTAATAGTAATTTTTATAATATGGCTTTATTTTTTGATGGCCATAATGAATCAGAAAAATGGTGGGAGGAGCACGTATGA
- a CDS encoding MarR family winged helix-turn-helix transcriptional regulator, giving the protein MGKDINDMAPSEKMEKLLREICSKIKSEGRKVLKDFNISPAQFDVLQNVYFRGPKKLSEISRRLGITKSTTTGLIRRLELMGYLKRQKSKEDKRVFVVTITPIGEEIINNVIKNRVGLMEKVYDKLGNKEETIEILNEINILLIENT; this is encoded by the coding sequence ATGGGAAAAGATATTAATGATATGGCTCCATCTGAAAAAATGGAAAAATTATTGAGAGAAATATGTTCAAAGATCAAAAGTGAAGGAAGAAAGGTTTTAAAAGATTTTAATATATCACCTGCTCAATTTGATGTTTTACAAAATGTATATTTTCGAGGCCCAAAAAAATTGAGTGAAATAAGCAGAAGGCTTGGCATAACAAAAAGTACGACGACTGGTCTTATAAGAAGGTTAGAGTTGATGGGATATTTAAAACGTCAAAAATCAAAAGAGGATAAAAGGGTTTTTGTTGTTACTATAACTCCTATTGGAGAAGAAATTATAAACAATGTAATAAAAAACAGAGTTGGGTTAATGGAAAAAGTCTATGATAAATTGGGAAATAAAGAGGAAACTATAGAAATATTAAACGAAATAAATATTTTACTGATTGAAAACACTTAG
- a CDS encoding type II secretion system protein — translation MRRNQGFILLETVFEIFIVCLSTLIVLTTFASTVNILKISLEEMIYQNLISNAAMEIIIISKNEMQNVRVYDSKYVQGDFKEGGQVGLYYDNLTKRIYRFRSQYPSRETLISDKVIGFSYDENFLKVIFNEENIMRLYIKPESSPLPQ, via the coding sequence ATGAGAAGAAATCAAGGATTCATACTTTTAGAGACAGTTTTTGAAATATTTATAGTTTGTTTGAGCACGTTAATCGTATTAACAACTTTTGCAAGTACCGTTAATATTTTAAAGATATCTTTAGAAGAGATGATTTATCAAAATCTCATATCAAATGCTGCAATGGAGATTATCATCATCTCAAAAAATGAGATGCAAAATGTTAGAGTCTATGATTCTAAATATGTACAAGGAGATTTTAAAGAAGGCGGTCAGGTTGGTTTGTATTATGATAATCTTACCAAAAGGATTTATAGGTTTCGATCACAGTATCCTTCTCGTGAAACTTTAATTTCGGATAAAGTAATCGGTTTTTCATATGACGAGAATTTCTTAAAAGTAATTTTCAATGAGGAAAATATAATGAGATTATATATAAAACCGGAATCCTCCCCTCTTCCTCAGTAA
- a CDS encoding patatin-like phospholipase family protein has product MHYGLALGSGGARGAAHLALIEVLKYRKIDIEIVTGSSAGAIVGAYFALYPESNLTEVFQEIIKENKKKISSNFKVLNRKISNFPKLVASKSFLKNEFVYDIYKGLYGKKKFSDCKIKLGVVSYDLESGEEVEITEGYIIDAVMASSSVPGVFPPLRLGGMDLLDGGILNPIPVNFAKKLGSDYVIASDLNEDEIKNFEFDNGLEYLISIDDYKNQFLVKKDLENADEVYSYKIGFSWNDFDHFTEIYQQSKQQISENFQQEGVLQ; this is encoded by the coding sequence ATGCATTACGGATTAGCCTTAGGTAGTGGAGGAGCACGAGGCGCTGCTCATTTGGCTTTAATAGAAGTTTTAAAATACAGAAAGATCGATATAGAGATAGTAACTGGTTCAAGTGCAGGAGCCATTGTTGGAGCATATTTTGCATTGTATCCTGAAAGTAATTTAACAGAAGTTTTTCAGGAAATAATAAAAGAGAATAAAAAGAAGATATCCTCAAATTTCAAAGTTTTAAATAGAAAAATTTCTAATTTTCCTAAATTAGTTGCTTCGAAAAGTTTTTTAAAAAATGAGTTTGTTTATGATATTTACAAAGGACTTTATGGAAAGAAAAAATTTTCTGATTGTAAAATTAAGTTAGGAGTTGTTTCTTATGATTTGGAAAGTGGAGAGGAAGTAGAAATTACAGAAGGTTATATAATAGATGCAGTTATGGCTTCATCGAGTGTTCCTGGTGTTTTCCCCCCTCTTAGATTGGGAGGAATGGATTTATTAGATGGCGGAATTTTAAATCCAATTCCTGTAAATTTTGCAAAAAAATTAGGTTCAGATTATGTTATAGCAAGTGATTTAAATGAAGATGAAATAAAAAATTTTGAATTTGACAATGGCTTAGAATATTTAATTTCTATAGATGATTATAAAAACCAATTTTTAGTAAAAAAAGATTTAGAAAATGCAGATGAAGTATATAGTTATAAAATAGGATTTTCTTGGAATGATTTCGACCATTTTACTGAGATATATCAACAATCCAAACAGCAGATATCTGAGAATTTTCAGCAAGAAGGTGTTTTACAATGA
- a CDS encoding HEAT repeat domain-containing protein, whose protein sequence is MANEIIESYKILEERIKSENVQIYYEMLNSPYPAFKSKAIQELTKHKIEISIVKDYLQDPDKDVRFYAYKYLDKMALLDEETVKTALNDISSAIRKEAIVSYISMKIEPLNFILKYSKDPDPNVRYQLLCMFLEFCPEESNEIIDLMKEDPYVKIRQLIFALDNISETLIDTNIENSVKLMALRRFYAVSDSISFFNSLKEIYFECDDQVKNLIVKFFSGLPCEVINKFIEKVINEENNLEVLQNAAKTLKKVCGIDNLPSFLIDRFINSENTKLIRFGLKLAAEKEDMGYIEFSRNLLNKIDDDLVIGAADYLLSFQDYTLTDYINDFMNSVSSKRIKEGLKIIKKMKLNNFLNEISEIAAKKIYPVSIRKAAVNLLKFFNAKEYWEIPHRILKDPYENGSLKLSALNALLRLNAEMVVNF, encoded by the coding sequence ATGGCTAACGAAATAATTGAAAGTTATAAGATATTAGAAGAAAGAATAAAATCAGAAAATGTTCAAATATATTATGAAATGTTAAATTCTCCATATCCGGCTTTTAAATCAAAAGCTATTCAAGAATTAACTAAGCACAAAATAGAAATTTCAATAGTTAAAGATTATTTGCAAGATCCTGATAAAGATGTAAGATTTTATGCGTACAAATATTTAGATAAAATGGCTCTTTTAGATGAAGAAACAGTGAAAACAGCTTTAAACGATATTTCATCAGCAATTAGAAAAGAAGCTATTGTTAGTTATATTTCAATGAAAATTGAACCCCTTAATTTCATTTTAAAATATAGTAAAGATCCTGATCCTAATGTTCGATATCAACTTTTATGTATGTTTTTAGAATTTTGTCCTGAAGAATCTAACGAAATAATTGATTTAATGAAAGAAGATCCTTACGTCAAAATAAGGCAATTGATATTTGCGTTAGATAATATTTCAGAAACTCTTATAGATACAAATATAGAAAACAGTGTCAAGCTTATGGCTTTAAGAAGATTTTATGCTGTATCAGATTCTATAAGTTTTTTTAATTCTTTAAAAGAAATTTATTTTGAATGTGATGACCAAGTAAAAAATTTAATCGTTAAGTTTTTTTCTGGACTGCCGTGCGAAGTTATAAATAAGTTTATAGAGAAAGTAATTAACGAAGAGAATAATTTAGAAGTTCTTCAAAATGCTGCAAAAACATTAAAAAAAGTATGTGGGATTGATAATTTACCATCATTTTTGATCGATCGATTTATAAATAGTGAGAATACTAAATTGATAAGATTCGGCTTGAAATTAGCAGCTGAGAAAGAAGATATGGGATATATTGAGTTTAGCAGAAATTTATTAAACAAAATCGATGATGATTTAGTTATAGGAGCAGCTGATTATCTTCTCTCTTTTCAAGATTATACGTTAACAGATTATATTAATGATTTCATGAATTCTGTTTCATCTAAACGTATAAAAGAAGGTTTAAAAATAATTAAAAAAATGAAATTAAATAATTTTTTAAATGAGATTTCAGAAATTGCTGCAAAAAAGATTTATCCTGTTTCAATAAGAAAAGCCGCTGTAAATTTGCTAAAATTTTTTAATGCTAAAGAGTATTGGGAAATCCCTCATAGGATTTTAAAAGATCCTTATGAAAACGGTAGTTTGAAGTTATCGGCTTTAAATGCCCTTCTGAGATTAAATGCGGAGATGGTAGTAAATTTTTAA
- the yihA gene encoding ribosome biogenesis GTP-binding protein YihA/YsxC, which translates to MKVNSAKLIKTVYKIEDMPPEDKKEIAFAGRSNVGKSSLLNTLLGIKIAKVSSTPGKTRSINYYLVNDNYYFVDLPGYGFASVSKQEKEKWSYLLDDYFKNRKNLITVILLLDHRHVPQPLDYSMIEWLRELEIPFMFVLTKADKLKNFEKKKKFKEIQISLSNYGEYIYLPFSSKTKEGINLLLKTIGEILGD; encoded by the coding sequence GTGAAAGTCAATTCAGCAAAATTAATTAAAACTGTTTATAAAATAGAAGATATGCCTCCAGAAGATAAAAAAGAAATAGCTTTTGCAGGAAGGTCTAACGTAGGAAAATCAAGTTTACTTAACACACTTTTGGGAATCAAAATTGCTAAGGTTAGTTCAACGCCAGGTAAAACTCGATCCATAAATTATTATTTGGTAAATGATAACTATTATTTTGTGGATTTGCCAGGTTATGGTTTTGCGAGTGTTTCAAAGCAAGAAAAAGAAAAGTGGAGTTATTTGTTAGATGATTATTTTAAAAACAGAAAAAATTTAATTACTGTTATTTTACTTTTGGATCATAGACATGTGCCACAGCCATTGGATTATTCGATGATAGAATGGTTAAGAGAACTTGAAATACCGTTTATGTTTGTATTAACCAAAGCTGATAAATTAAAAAATTTTGAGAAGAAAAAAAAGTTTAAAGAAATTCAAATCTCTCTTTCCAATTATGGAGAGTATATATATTTACCATTTTCTTCTAAAACCAAAGAAGGTATCAATTTATTGTTGAAAACTATAGGAGAGATTTTAGGCGATTAA
- a CDS encoding PEGA domain-containing protein has translation MIVKYEYKSFFILCFYLVLGVTFFSYMINIEALKGSSVYFNTKFVGIVEEIPFKINVSDVTSGNVLIKKNGYSDFSVEVQFVGSEATIKAIQVPLTKIFFDFGVGLNNVLLEYEFLEKKYIITVNSLDEVELPYTVSKILLKKEGYYPKEIEFDLKPFMKKELKVDLIGMDEVLICSEPQNVRVFLDNVFIGETPIKVKKEDLPKVILKKDGYIDKKFDIIPSKESPTVIAELKKGASLFIDSDPQGVAVFLNSEFLGLTPLEKIIESGDYKLYFSKTGYQAKEMNVSINKEGLNRYFVKLDKRMDNLMFINSDNYEFNIDGVNLGKNITKIVLDDNKHLLRSSSKGKILEFIIYPNFWENGNVIDLNRMSTVNVYSENKETVNLFDKSQKTPAFFPFNILGKSQFVNVRTLNRTYSLLIEASESYDLFIDQGFGVLFITTNIEKPLIYLDGKYLTKEEALGIPLKPGIYNIEVRYMNEVKTQKVHIKEKEKTYVNFSFDQKIPVNLSYSGDNLIVNSQTYMEPPKLLYLKSGPNLFSDGEKSVVVFIYKPQNIDLDKLFEEE, from the coding sequence ATGATAGTAAAGTATGAATATAAAAGTTTCTTTATTTTATGTTTTTACTTGGTTTTAGGGGTCACTTTTTTTTCATATATGATAAATATAGAAGCTCTAAAAGGAAGTAGTGTTTATTTTAATACAAAATTCGTAGGAATTGTAGAAGAAATTCCTTTTAAAATAAATGTTTCTGATGTTACGTCCGGTAATGTACTAATTAAAAAAAATGGATACAGTGATTTTAGCGTTGAGGTTCAATTTGTTGGAAGTGAGGCTACAATAAAAGCTATACAAGTACCTTTGACCAAAATTTTTTTTGATTTTGGAGTAGGACTTAATAATGTTTTATTAGAGTATGAATTTTTAGAAAAAAAGTATATTATAACTGTGAATTCCTTAGATGAAGTTGAACTTCCTTACACAGTTTCAAAAATACTCTTGAAAAAGGAAGGTTATTATCCTAAAGAGATAGAATTTGATCTTAAACCTTTTATGAAAAAAGAACTTAAAGTCGATTTAATTGGTATGGATGAAGTTTTGATATGTTCTGAACCTCAAAATGTTCGAGTGTTTTTAGATAATGTTTTTATTGGCGAAACCCCTATTAAGGTAAAAAAAGAAGATCTTCCTAAGGTTATTTTAAAAAAAGATGGATATATAGATAAAAAATTTGATATTATACCTTCAAAAGAAAGTCCAACGGTAATTGCTGAATTAAAGAAGGGAGCTTCCTTGTTCATTGATAGTGACCCTCAAGGCGTTGCTGTTTTTTTGAATAGTGAATTTCTTGGATTGACACCTTTAGAAAAAATTATTGAAAGTGGTGATTATAAATTATATTTTTCAAAGACTGGTTATCAAGCAAAAGAAATGAATGTATCAATAAATAAAGAAGGGTTGAATAGATATTTTGTTAAATTAGATAAAAGAATGGATAATTTGATGTTTATTAATTCTGATAATTATGAGTTTAATATAGATGGAGTCAATTTAGGAAAAAATATTACTAAAATAGTTTTAGATGACAATAAACATTTATTAAGAAGTTCTTCAAAAGGTAAAATTTTAGAATTTATAATATATCCTAATTTTTGGGAAAACGGTAATGTTATTGATTTGAATAGGATGAGTACTGTAAATGTATATTCTGAAAACAAAGAAACTGTAAATTTGTTTGATAAATCACAAAAGACTCCTGCTTTTTTCCCATTTAATATTTTGGGTAAGTCTCAGTTCGTTAACGTTAGGACCTTAAATAGGACCTATAGCTTATTAATTGAAGCTTCAGAAAGTTATGACCTTTTTATTGATCAAGGTTTTGGAGTTCTTTTTATAACTACTAATATTGAAAAACCTTTAATTTATTTAGATGGGAAGTATTTAACAAAAGAAGAAGCTCTTGGAATTCCATTAAAACCCGGTATATATAATATAGAAGTGAGATATATGAATGAAGTTAAAACACAGAAAGTACATATTAAAGAAAAAGAAAAAACTTACGTTAATTTTAGTTTTGATCAAAAAATTCCTGTAAATTTAAGTTATAGTGGAGATAATTTAATAGTTAACTCACAAACATATATGGAACCTCCAAAGTTGTTGTATTTAAAATCTGGTCCAAACCTATTTTCTGACGGAGAAAAATCAGTAGTTGTTTTCATATATAAACCACAAAATATAGATTTGGATAAGTTATTTGAGGAGGAATAA
- a CDS encoding Sir2 family NAD-dependent protein deacetylase — MEDLPQKCAEMIFNSNSIAVLSGAGMSTNAGIPDFRGPNGIYKRVNIENPERIFDIDYFYKDPTLFYKFHKKFLELVKNAEPTFTYKFLVELEKEGKLKGIVTQNIDSLHQKSGSKRVYEIHGGCWKNYCLKCGKEYSQDEIMEKMDKEIVPKCDTCEGIIKPDIVFFGEPVKYLTEAEKLMKNADLVLVLGSSLVVIPAAMLPSLTEGKIIVINKGEISKMYLPLDKTAMIIDEELDSFFRRVANNYHKLKK, encoded by the coding sequence ATGGAAGATCTACCTCAAAAATGCGCTGAAATGATTTTTAATTCAAATTCAATAGCAGTTTTAAGTGGGGCTGGGATGTCTACTAATGCAGGAATACCTGACTTTCGTGGCCCTAATGGTATATATAAAAGAGTGAATATAGAAAATCCCGAAAGGATATTTGATATAGATTACTTTTATAAAGATCCCACTTTGTTTTATAAGTTTCATAAAAAATTTTTAGAATTAGTAAAAAATGCTGAACCTACTTTTACATACAAATTTTTAGTGGAACTAGAAAAAGAAGGAAAATTAAAAGGAATTGTAACTCAAAATATAGATTCTTTACATCAAAAATCTGGTTCGAAGAGAGTTTACGAAATCCATGGAGGCTGCTGGAAAAATTATTGTTTAAAATGTGGCAAAGAATATTCACAAGATGAAATAATGGAAAAAATGGACAAAGAGATTGTTCCAAAATGTGATACCTGCGAAGGAATTATTAAACCAGATATTGTATTTTTTGGAGAACCTGTTAAATATTTAACTGAAGCTGAAAAGTTAATGAAAAATGCCGATTTAGTTTTAGTTTTGGGTTCTTCACTTGTTGTAATACCTGCCGCTATGCTTCCGTCTTTGACAGAAGGGAAAATAATCGTAATTAACAAGGGAGAAATTTCTAAAATGTATTTACCCTTAGATAAAACAGCCATGATAATAGATGAAGAATTAGATTCCTTTTTTAGACGAGTAGCAAACAATTATCATAAATTAAAAAAATAA
- a CDS encoding MATE family efflux transporter, with amino-acid sequence MERDLTHGNVLKQVFSMSIPTMIGYSAEMFYDLVDLYWIGMISSDAIAGVTVFSTIFWIVTVLNEIIGSSSISLISQSYGNKDFVQTSLVIEQTISFKFLMALIATIFMAFFLKPLMLLFTDEHVVNYGLDYGYIRLFFLPIMFSSYSVGTIFRCLGDSKTPMLIMISVSTLNIFLDPILIFDKIPFTNLNGAGLGVFGAAVATVISQTISFSIGFFILFTRTHEVKPKIRKLFKLVPSIDKKLLTIGLPNGLEIFFRNLFNIIILGFISIFGNEAIAANGIAGRIFGFAFIPLFGLTTGAAAVVGQSLGSNNIPRAQNAAKSTAIISSFIMFCFTLLSFCLGEQIMHLFTDNLAVIDYGKDFLKFGSLGLLALGYGLGLTPAFSGSGYNYPFFFSSIISRWGVQLPILIFAINVFKLPITWIWLSYMFGDIAESIIHVYFYKKGKWKNKRAW; translated from the coding sequence ATGGAAAGAGACCTAACTCACGGTAATGTTCTCAAACAAGTTTTCTCAATGTCTATTCCTACAATGATAGGCTACAGCGCTGAAATGTTTTATGACTTAGTAGATCTTTATTGGATAGGCATGATTTCAAGCGATGCAATTGCAGGTGTCACAGTTTTTTCTACCATCTTTTGGATCGTTACTGTTTTGAACGAAATAATAGGTTCTAGTTCCATTTCCTTGATATCTCAATCTTACGGGAACAAGGATTTTGTTCAAACAAGTTTGGTAATAGAGCAAACTATTAGCTTTAAATTTTTGATGGCTTTAATTGCTACAATTTTTATGGCATTTTTTTTGAAACCTTTAATGCTTTTATTCACAGATGAACATGTGGTAAATTATGGCTTAGATTATGGATACATACGCCTCTTTTTTTTACCCATTATGTTTTCTTCATATTCTGTAGGAACAATCTTTCGTTGTTTAGGTGATTCCAAAACGCCCATGTTAATAATGATATCAGTAAGCACACTAAATATTTTTCTAGACCCTATTCTGATATTTGACAAAATACCTTTTACTAATTTAAATGGCGCTGGTTTAGGCGTATTTGGCGCCGCTGTAGCAACAGTTATCTCCCAGACTATATCTTTTTCAATCGGTTTTTTTATTTTATTCACAAGAACTCATGAAGTCAAACCAAAAATTAGAAAGCTTTTCAAACTTGTACCTTCTATAGACAAAAAACTTTTAACAATCGGTTTACCAAATGGGTTAGAAATTTTTTTTAGAAATCTTTTTAATATAATTATTTTAGGATTTATTTCAATTTTTGGAAATGAAGCCATTGCAGCAAATGGTATCGCTGGAAGAATATTTGGTTTTGCTTTCATTCCGTTATTTGGTTTAACCACGGGCGCAGCTGCGGTAGTTGGGCAATCGTTAGGTTCAAACAATATACCAAGAGCACAAAATGCTGCAAAATCAACTGCAATTATTTCTTCATTCATTATGTTTTGTTTTACTTTGCTATCTTTTTGTTTAGGAGAACAAATTATGCATTTATTTACTGACAACTTAGCTGTAATTGACTATGGAAAAGATTTTTTAAAGTTTGGTTCCTTAGGTTTACTAGCATTAGGATATGGTTTAGGATTGACACCTGCTTTTTCAGGATCCGGATATAATTACCCTTTCTTTTTTTCGAGTATAATTTCAAGGTGGGGGGTCCAATTACCTATATTAATCTTTGCCATAAATGTATTTAAATTACCTATAACCTGGATTTGGTTATCTTATATGTTCGGTGATATTGCAGAATCAATTATTCACGTTTATTTTTATAAAAAAGGCAAATGGAAAAATAAAAGAGCTTGGTAA
- a CDS encoding ATPase, whose translation MSFERTALIPGEVSYSNISQIFNSVYLKNIILELIQDSEETNNSLYSFFKLFLKDSEAELIADRYDIEEITQLLLALSVNTLDHLDSSSYFSFPTLAPYREVLAIFVEDVFNLWRSKHRFMIKKDTFSYRSSTRIHKQISLVKNNSDLKSLVLGLYRQILVNISERRMKILRQLPSGAQAGFIFDNPKFNEEIKIKNAEFLYNMNYVWSVVLEPPVIFYTRSNKRSGLFKVVDSPILEKIHIENPDDWLVFPIHVNDKLIFVVVYKEYFALATGLANLFEFAKFETLENQKPEGIYFFGVKKSFFESEEDSNGIIYKENDGTYVALVGDDPSIDYFGYMKKMILTIHNLIVIDENRLPVHGALAEIKLRNGSSFNIMFVGDSGAGKSETLDALNRIKKQVSEVNILIDDMGSLDILSDGTVVAYGTETGAFVRLDDLQPGYAYSAIDRSIFMNPNEVNARVIVPYSNYEEIIKPTKIDFFLYANNYEKVGDEFEIIEFYDEVEKALEVFSKGARMAKGTTSEKGLTYSYFANPFGAIQRKERHEQIAKRYMEAMIKSGVKVGTIRTQLGIPDFEEKGPLIAAEGLLKYLKNIKIIK comes from the coding sequence ATGTCATTTGAAAGAACTGCTTTGATTCCTGGGGAAGTTTCTTATAGTAATATTTCACAGATTTTTAACTCTGTTTATTTAAAAAATATTATTTTAGAATTAATACAAGATTCTGAAGAAACTAACAATTCTTTATATTCATTTTTTAAATTGTTTCTTAAGGATTCAGAAGCTGAATTGATAGCGGATAGATACGATATAGAAGAAATAACTCAGTTGTTATTAGCTTTATCTGTCAATACATTGGATCATTTAGATTCTTCTTCATATTTCAGTTTTCCTACTTTGGCTCCTTATCGAGAGGTATTAGCAATTTTTGTTGAAGATGTATTCAACTTATGGCGTAGCAAACATAGATTCATGATAAAAAAAGATACATTTAGTTACCGTTCTTCAACACGAATTCATAAGCAAATATCATTAGTAAAAAATAATTCCGATTTAAAAAGTTTAGTATTGGGCTTATATAGGCAAATACTTGTTAATATTTCTGAAAGAAGAATGAAAATACTGAGACAATTACCAAGTGGTGCTCAGGCTGGTTTTATTTTCGATAATCCAAAATTTAATGAAGAAATTAAAATAAAAAATGCAGAATTCTTATATAATATGAATTACGTTTGGAGTGTCGTTTTGGAACCACCTGTGATTTTTTATACTCGCTCAAATAAAAGATCAGGCTTATTTAAAGTAGTTGACAGTCCAATACTTGAAAAAATACATATTGAAAATCCAGATGATTGGTTAGTCTTTCCTATACATGTCAATGATAAATTGATATTTGTAGTTGTATATAAAGAATATTTTGCTTTAGCAACTGGATTAGCTAATCTGTTCGAATTTGCTAAGTTTGAGACATTAGAAAATCAAAAACCTGAGGGTATTTACTTTTTTGGTGTAAAGAAAAGTTTTTTTGAAAGTGAAGAAGATTCCAATGGTATTATTTACAAAGAAAATGATGGGACATATGTGGCGTTGGTGGGGGACGATCCTTCCATAGATTATTTTGGATACATGAAAAAAATGATTTTGACTATTCATAATCTTATTGTAATAGATGAAAATAGACTCCCCGTTCACGGAGCGTTAGCCGAAATAAAGTTAAGAAATGGTAGTTCATTTAATATAATGTTTGTTGGAGACAGTGGAGCAGGAAAATCTGAAACATTAGATGCTTTAAATAGGATTAAAAAACAAGTATCAGAAGTAAATATTTTGATAGATGATATGGGTTCATTAGACATATTATCAGATGGAACAGTTGTAGCCTATGGAACTGAGACAGGAGCGTTTGTAAGATTGGACGACTTACAACCAGGATATGCTTATTCAGCAATAGATAGAAGTATTTTTATGAATCCTAATGAAGTAAATGCTCGAGTTATTGTTCCTTACTCTAATTACGAAGAAATTATCAAACCTACTAAAATAGATTTCTTTCTCTATGCTAATAATTATGAAAAAGTTGGAGATGAATTTGAAATAATTGAGTTTTATGACGAGGTTGAAAAAGCATTGGAAGTTTTTTCTAAAGGAGCAAGAATGGCTAAAGGAACTACTTCGGAAAAAGGATTGACTTATAGTTATTTTGCAAATCCTTTTGGCGCCATCCAAAGAAAAGAAAGACATGAACAAATAGCTAAAAGGTATATGGAAGCGATGATAAAATCAGGAGTTAAAGTTGGAACAATTAGAACTCAATTAGGTATACCGGACTTTGAAGAAAAGGGCCCATTAATTGCAGCAGAAGGGTTATTAAAATATTTGAAAAATATTAAAATTATAAAATAG
- a CDS encoding LptA/OstA family protein, whose amino-acid sequence MKKSLILLLSFFLINILLFSATINVRAGNVRGGENQYILTDNVLIQKGDLSITTNHATITLINNEWRNVKTNEVSIKSESFESKALLMDFDLQMEKGLLKGEVISKILLEDSTIEIICDEMQFDNINKIYEGNSNNLVTITKSDYFIYSKKFRYEEEKNLLNLMEEVHIINKAKKIDMKSEKATFDTITEEIEATTVDLTLEVGD is encoded by the coding sequence ATGAAAAAGTCTTTAATTCTTTTATTAAGCTTTTTTTTAATAAATATTTTACTTTTTTCTGCTACAATAAATGTTCGCGCAGGAAATGTCAGAGGAGGTGAAAATCAATACATTTTAACGGATAATGTACTGATTCAAAAAGGGGATTTATCTATAACCACTAATCATGCTACAATTACTTTGATCAACAATGAGTGGAGAAATGTAAAAACAAATGAAGTGTCAATTAAAAGTGAATCTTTTGAATCAAAAGCATTATTAATGGATTTTGACCTTCAAATGGAGAAAGGGTTATTAAAAGGTGAGGTTATTTCTAAAATTTTGTTAGAGGATTCAACAATAGAAATTATTTGTGATGAAATGCAATTTGATAACATAAATAAAATTTATGAAGGAAATTCAAATAATTTAGTGACTATTACAAAAAGTGATTATTTTATATATTCAAAAAAATTCAGATATGAAGAAGAAAAAAATTTGTTGAATCTAATGGAAGAAGTTCACATTATTAATAAAGCAAAAAAAATCGATATGAAATCTGAAAAAGCTACTTTTGATACAATAACAGAGGAAATAGAAGCAACAACAGTTGATTTGACGTTAGAAGTAGGTGATTAA